From one Babylonia areolata isolate BAREFJ2019XMU chromosome 35, ASM4173473v1, whole genome shotgun sequence genomic stretch:
- the LOC143278021 gene encoding neuromedin-U receptor 2-like: MATVSIFGTLNNFTTAVTSESTSQRPWRSFTIFIVGQYLWLCCIPIIFFMGIFGNVMTIVIMRRVKSDDSTVDIYFTALAGMDIVVLCTSALDKWALYQFGFGVFATHVVVCKIRTWLYTGGGTVSCWYVVCMTVHRAMSVVWPHRVNSLCTRRTVLLVLSGLTTFLAALYAHYMIGYQRVYLPGFDIYWCTVMRDNLDYLYFLETFFAYIELVVYCLLPFASLLVSNSVLVWKLTVSMKAAGKHLTQGDSDAAQAQKKAANSVTLTLVVVSAAFIVLTLPVSVDFILNFFGGPGNRVTGYERAAAAFFRDVSSLLGYVNHAVNFYLYCLTGRRFREEFLKVLCCGRDRGRRGTP, from the coding sequence ATGGCAACCGTGTCGATCTTTGGCACACTCAACAACTTCACCACAGCAGTGACATCAGAAAGCACGTCACAAAGGCCGTGGAGGTCCTTCACAATCTTCATCGTCGGTCAGTACTTGTGGCTCTGCTGCATCCCAATCATCTTCTTCATGGGTATCTTCGGAAACGTCATGACCATCGTCATCATGCGACGAGTGAAGTCCGACGATTCCACCGTGGACATTTACTTCACGGCTCTGGCTGGGATGGACATCGTGGTTCTATGCACCAGCGCACTGGACAAATGGGCACTGTACCAGTTTGGTTTCGGGGTGTTCGCTACTCACGTTGTGGTCTGCAAGATCCGTACCTGGCTGTACACAGGGGGTGGGACGGTCAGTTGTTGGTACGTGGTGTGCATGACAGTGCATAGGGCGATGTCCGTGGTGTGGCCGCACCGTGTCAACTCCCTGTGCACACGTCGTACCGTGCTGCTCGTGCTTTCAGGACTCACGACCTTCCTGGCCGCCCTTTACGCGCATTACATGATCGGCTATCAGAGAGTTTATCTCCCAGGATTCGACATCTACTGGTGCACAGTGATGCGAGACAACCTGGATTACCTGTACTTTCTTGAAACATTTTTTGCGTACATAGAGTTGGTGGTTTACTGTCTACTTCCCTTCGCTTCACTCCTCGTTTCCAACAGCGTTCTGGTCTGGAAGCTCACCGTGTCTATGAAAGCCGCCGGCAAACACCTCACCCAAGGAGACTCTGATGCAGCTCAGGCCCAGAAGAAGGCCGCTAACTCTGTAACCTTAACGCTGGTCGTGGTATCCGCTGCCTTCATAGTGTTGACTTTGCCAGTGTCTGTCGATTTCATCCTCAACTTTTTTGGCGGGCCCGGGAACAGAGTGACGGGTTATGAGCGTGCCGCGGCGGCTTTCTTCAGGGATGTCAGCAGCTTGCTGGGCTACGTCAACCACGCCGTGAACTTCTACCTGTACTGTCTGACTGGCAGGAGGTTCAGGGAGGAGTTCctcaaggtgttgtgttgtgggagggaCAGGGGACGGCGTGGTACCCCATAA